One Ictalurus punctatus breed USDA103 chromosome 21, Coco_2.0, whole genome shotgun sequence genomic window carries:
- the psma5 gene encoding proteasome subunit alpha type-5 (The RefSeq protein has 2 substitutions compared to this genomic sequence) codes for MFLTRSEYDRGVNTFSPEGRLFQVEYAIEAIKLGSTAIGIQTSEGVCLAVEKRITSPLMEPNSIEKIVEIDTHIGCAMSGLIADAKTLIDKARLETQNHWFTYNETMTVESVTQAVSNLALQFGEEDADPGAMSRPFGAALLFGGVDEKGPQLYHMDPSGTFVQCDARAIGSASEGAQSSLQEVYHKSMTLKEAIKSSLTILKQVMEEKLNAINIELATIEPNKTFHMYTKEELEEVIKDI; via the exons ATGTTCTTGACAAGATCAGAATATGACAG AGGCGTGAACACTTTCTCTCCAGAAGGAAGACTTTTTCAAGTGGAGTATGCCATCGAAGCTATCAAG CTGGGCTCGACAGCCATCGGCATTCAGACGTCGGAAGGAGTGTGTCTCGCTGTGGAGAAGAGAATCACCTCGCCCCTGATGGAGCCCAACAGCATCGAGAAGATCGTAGAGATCGACACTCACATCG GCTGCGCTATGAGTGGCTTGATCGCTGATGCTAAAACACTTATCGACAAAGCGAGAGTGGAAACACAG AATCACTGGTTCACCTACAACGAGACGATGACGGTAGAGAGCGTGACACAGGCTGTGTCGAACCTGGCTCTGCAGTTCGGAGAGGAGGATGCAGACCCCGGCGCCATG AGCCGTCCTTTTGGAGTCGCCTTGCTCTTTGGAGGTGTGGATGAAAAAGGACCCCAGCT gtACCACATGGACCCATCAGGGACGTTCGTGCAGTGCGATGCCAGGGCAATCGGGTCAGCATCCGAGGGTGCCCAAAGCTCTTTGCAGGAGGTCTACCACAAG TCCATGACGTTAAAAGAAGCCATTAAGTCTTCCCTCACCATACTGAAGCAGGTTATGGAGGAGAAGCTGAACGCTATCAACattgag CTGGCTACAATAGAGCCCAACAAGACGTTCCACATGTACACAAAAGAGGAACTCGAGGAGGTCATCAAGGACATCTAG
- the sypl2a gene encoding synaptophysin-like protein 2a gives MEFLQKLLSGFKLDLGPLKEPLGFIRLLEWLFSIFAFATTGGYEGFLTMTLNCPDKIPHDITAQFGYPFRLQSKVFEIPHCNASLPANTTYLRGDFSSSAEFFVSVGVFAFLYCTFTLILYLGYQQVYRETTRGPIVDLILTGIFAFLWLVSSSAWGKGLTDVKNATNPDTLLGYCTPDCVTKVFPAMGRLNSSVVCGFLNLILWAGNCWFIFKETPFHKPSQPSSNMEQGGSS, from the exons ATGGAGTTTCTTCAG AAGCTGCTGTCTGGTTTCAAGCTTGACCTGGGACCGTTAAAGGAGCCGCTGGGATTTATTCGCCTTCTGGAGTGG CTCTTCAGCATCTTCGCCTTCGCCACGACCGGCGGATACGAGGGGTTCCTGACCATGACGCTCAACTGTCCAGACAAAATTCCACATGACATTACTGCACAATTCGGCTATCCTTTCAG ACTCCAGAGTAAGGTGTTTGAAATCCCACACTGCAACGCCAGCCTCCCCGCCAACACGACGTACCTGAGGGGGGATTTCTCGTCCTCCGCCGAGTTCTTTGTGTCCGTGGGCGTCTTTGCTTTCCTGTACTGCACCTTCACCCTCATTCTGTACCTGGGCTACCAGCAGGTCTACAGAGAAACCACACGAGGACCCATCGTT GATCTGATCCTGACTGGGATCTTCGCGTTCCTGTGGCTGGTCTCGTCCTCTGCCTGGGGAAAAGGGCTGACCGACGTGAAGAACGCCACCAACCCCGACACCCTGCTTGGTTACTGCACTCCAGATTGTGTGACCAAGGTCTTCCCCGCCATGGGACGCCTTAATTCCTCTGTG GTCTGCGGCTTCCTAAATCTCATCCTGTGGGCAGGAAACTGTTGGTTCATCTTTAAGGAGACTCCGTTCCACAAGCCTTCTCAGCCTTCCTCCAAcatggagcagggaggcagCTCCTAA
- the psma5 gene encoding proteasome subunit alpha type-5 isoform X1: protein MFLTRSEYDRGVNTFSPEGRLFQVEYAIEAIKLGSTAIGIQTSEGVCLAVEKRITSPLMEPNSIEKIVEIDTHIGCAMSGLIADAKTLIDKARVETQNHWFTYNETMTVESVTQAVSNLALQFGEEDADPGAMSRPFGVALLFGGVDEKGPQLYHMDPSGTFVQCDARAIGSASEGAQSSLQEVYHKSMTLKEAIKSSLTILKQVMEEKLNAINIELATIEPNKTFHMYTKEELEEVIKDI, encoded by the exons ATGTTCTTGACAAGATCAGAATATGACAG AGGCGTGAACACTTTCTCTCCAGAAGGAAGACTTTTTCAAGTGGAGTATGCCATCGAAGCTATCAAG CTGGGCTCGACAGCCATCGGCATTCAGACGTCGGAAGGAGTGTGTCTCGCTGTGGAGAAGAGAATCACCTCGCCCCTGATGGAGCCCAACAGCATCGAGAAGATCGTAGAGATCGACACTCACATCG GCTGCGCTATGAGTGGCTTGATCGCTGATGCTAAAACACTTATCGACAAAGCGAGAGTGGAAACACAG AATCACTGGTTCACCTACAACGAGACGATGACGGTAGAGAGCGTGACACAGGCTGTGTCGAACCTGGCTCTGCAGTTCGGAGAGGAGGATGCAGACCCCGGCGCCATG AGCCGTCCTTTTGGAGTCGCCTTGCTCTTTGGAGGTGTGGATGAAAAAGGACCCCAGCT gtACCACATGGACCCATCAGGGACGTTCGTGCAGTGCGATGCCAGGGCAATCGGGTCAGCATCCGAGGGTGCCCAAAGCTCTTTGCAGGAGGTCTACCACAAG TCCATGACGTTAAAAGAAGCCATTAAGTCTTCCCTCACCATACTGAAGCAGGTTATGGAGGAGAAGCTGAACGCTATCAACattgag CTGGCTACAATAGAGCCCAACAAGACGTTCCACATGTACACAAAAGAGGAACTCGAGGAGGTCATCAAGGACATCTAG